Proteins from one Staphylococcus saprophyticus subsp. saprophyticus ATCC 15305 = NCTC 7292 genomic window:
- the cmk gene encoding (d)CMP kinase, translating into MKLLNIALDGPAAAGKSTIAKLLAAKLSMIYVDTGAMYRAITYKYLQQNKPEDFDQLIETTELSLTYDKDKGQRVILDNQDVTDYLRENDVTNHVSYVASKEAVRTFSVNKQQELAAKKGIVMDGRDIGTVVLPDADLKVYMIASVEERAVRRQKDNEERGIVSNVEQLKQEIADRDQYDMNRDISPLKKADDAITVDTTGKSIEIVTQEILALVHKIS; encoded by the coding sequence ATGAAATTATTAAATATCGCACTAGATGGACCTGCTGCGGCTGGAAAAAGTACCATCGCTAAATTATTAGCAGCTAAATTATCTATGATTTATGTAGATACAGGCGCAATGTACCGCGCAATAACTTACAAATACTTACAACAAAACAAACCTGAAGATTTTGATCAACTTATAGAAACTACTGAATTGTCTTTAACTTATGATAAAGACAAAGGTCAAAGAGTTATTTTAGATAATCAAGATGTCACTGACTATTTAAGAGAAAACGATGTAACCAATCATGTTTCTTATGTTGCATCTAAAGAAGCGGTTAGAACATTTTCTGTAAACAAACAACAAGAATTAGCAGCTAAAAAAGGCATCGTAATGGATGGAAGAGATATTGGTACCGTTGTATTACCAGATGCAGATTTGAAAGTATATATGATTGCTTCAGTTGAAGAACGTGCAGTTCGAAGACAAAAAGATAATGAAGAACGCGGTATTGTTTCCAATGTTGAACAACTTAAGCAAGAAATTGCTGATCGAGATCAATATGATATGAACCGTGACATATCACCTTTGAAAAAAGCAGATGATGCGATTACAGTTGATACAACAGGAAAGAGCATAGAAATTGTTACACAAGAAATATTAGCACTTGTTCATAAAATTAGTTAA
- the aroC gene encoding chorismate synthase, translating into MRYLTSGESHGPQLTVIIEGVPANLEINVADINEEMFKRQGGYGRGRRMQIEKDAIEIVSGVRNGYTLGSPITLIVTNDDFTHWKKIMGADPISEEDQDNMKRVITKPRPGHADLIGGMKYNHRDLRNVLERSSARETAARVAVGAVSKILLKQLDINFYSRVVEIGGVKDDLEYDLDTIKSNIDKNDVRVVNDEIAQTMRDKIDAAKKAGDTIGGVVQTIIEGVPVGIGSYVHYDRKLDGRIAQGVVSINAFKGVSFGEGFKAAEKPGSEIQDEILYDTTNGYYRGSNHLGGFEGGMSNGMPIVVNGVMKPIPTLYKPLNSVDINTKESFKASIERSDSCAVPAASVVVENVVAFELAKALLEEFQCNHIEQLQSQIKERRLLNIEY; encoded by the coding sequence ATGAGATATTTAACTTCTGGTGAGTCACATGGACCTCAACTAACGGTGATTATTGAAGGTGTGCCAGCTAATTTAGAAATTAATGTAGCTGATATAAATGAAGAAATGTTTAAAAGACAAGGTGGATATGGGCGTGGTCGCCGTATGCAAATTGAAAAAGATGCTATTGAGATTGTTTCAGGTGTGAGAAATGGTTATACACTTGGAAGCCCAATTACACTGATTGTTACAAATGATGACTTCACACATTGGAAAAAAATAATGGGCGCAGACCCAATTAGCGAGGAAGATCAAGATAATATGAAACGTGTTATCACTAAACCTCGTCCTGGTCATGCAGATTTAATCGGTGGGATGAAATACAATCACAGAGATTTAAGAAATGTATTAGAACGCTCATCTGCACGTGAAACAGCAGCACGTGTTGCTGTAGGTGCCGTTTCAAAAATACTTTTAAAACAATTAGATATTAACTTTTATAGTAGAGTAGTAGAAATTGGTGGAGTTAAAGATGATTTAGAATATGACTTAGATACAATCAAATCAAATATCGATAAAAATGATGTGCGTGTCGTTAATGATGAAATCGCGCAAACGATGCGAGATAAAATCGATGCTGCTAAAAAAGCTGGTGATACAATCGGTGGCGTTGTACAAACAATCATTGAAGGTGTACCGGTTGGAATTGGTAGCTATGTACATTATGATCGTAAACTAGACGGTCGAATTGCACAGGGTGTTGTAAGCATCAATGCGTTTAAAGGCGTTAGTTTTGGTGAAGGGTTTAAAGCAGCTGAAAAACCTGGAAGTGAAATTCAAGATGAGATATTATACGATACAACAAATGGGTATTATAGAGGCTCAAACCATTTAGGCGGCTTTGAAGGCGGCATGTCTAATGGAATGCCAATCGTTGTTAATGGTGTAATGAAACCTATTCCGACACTATACAAACCATTAAATTCAGTAGATATTAATACTAAAGAATCATTTAAAGCATCTATTGAGCGTTCTGATAGTTGTGCTGTACCTGCAGCCAGTGTTGTTGTTGAAAACGTAGTCGCATTTGAATTAGCAAAAGCATTGCTCGAAGAATTTCAATGTAATCATATTGAACAGCTTCAATCACAAATCAAAGAACGTCGTTTATTAAATATAGAATACTAA
- a CDS encoding HU family DNA-binding protein, with protein sequence MNKTDLINAVAEQADLTKKEAGLAVDAVFESIQSSLSKGEKVQLIGFGNFEVRERAARKGRNPQTGKEIDIPASKVPAFKAGKALKDAVK encoded by the coding sequence ATGAACAAGACAGATTTAATCAATGCTGTAGCAGAGCAAGCTGATTTAACTAAAAAAGAAGCTGGTTTAGCTGTAGATGCAGTATTCGAATCAATTCAATCATCACTTTCTAAAGGTGAAAAAGTACAATTAATTGGATTCGGTAACTTTGAAGTACGCGAACGCGCTGCTCGTAAAGGCCGTAACCCTCAAACTGGTAAAGAAATTGATATCCCTGCAAGCAAAGTTCCAGCATTCAAAGCTGGTAAAGCTTTAAAAGACGCAGTAAAATAA
- the aroA gene encoding 3-phosphoshikimate 1-carboxyvinyltransferase, translating into MSNSKLVKINGPLVGEIEVPGDKSMTHRAIMLGSLATGKSTIYKPLLGEDCLRTVEIFKLLGVQIEVNEDKIEIDSPGYKYFKTPHQVLYTGNSGTTTRLVAGLLCGLGIETVLSGDESIGKRPMDRIMKPLRYMNANITGINDNYTPLIIKPASISGITYEMEVASAQVKSAILFASLFANEPTKIKEFDTTRNHTETMFEHFNIPVAVNNDIIEMPSLGIEHIKPADFHVPGDISSAAYFIVAGLITPGSDITIHNVGINPTRSGIIDIVTQMEGNITLFNQTDNPEPTASIRVQYSPNMKPIHIDGDLVPRAIDEIPIVALLCTQANGTSIVKEAEELKVKETNRIDTTANMLNLLGFTLQPTNDGLIIHPSAFEQTATVNSFTDHRIGMMLAIASLLSNEALPIEQFDAVNVSFPGFLPKLKQLEKEG; encoded by the coding sequence TTGTCAAATAGTAAATTAGTAAAAATTAACGGACCACTTGTTGGGGAAATCGAAGTACCTGGCGATAAATCAATGACACATAGAGCGATTATGTTAGGTTCGCTTGCAACTGGAAAATCAACCATTTATAAGCCGCTTCTAGGTGAAGATTGTCTTCGTACAGTCGAAATATTTAAACTTCTAGGCGTTCAAATTGAAGTCAATGAAGATAAAATCGAAATTGATTCACCTGGCTATAAGTATTTCAAAACACCACACCAAGTGTTATATACTGGGAATTCTGGTACAACGACGCGTTTAGTCGCCGGATTATTATGCGGACTCGGCATAGAAACAGTCTTATCTGGGGACGAATCTATTGGTAAACGCCCAATGGATAGAATTATGAAACCATTAAGATACATGAATGCAAATATTACTGGAATTAATGATAATTATACGCCACTGATTATTAAACCTGCTTCTATCAGCGGTATTACTTATGAAATGGAAGTAGCCAGCGCACAAGTTAAAAGTGCAATTCTTTTTGCAAGTCTTTTTGCTAATGAACCAACGAAAATTAAAGAATTTGATACAACACGAAATCATACAGAAACGATGTTTGAACATTTCAATATACCTGTTGCTGTAAATAATGACATTATTGAAATGCCAAGTCTTGGTATCGAACATATTAAACCTGCTGATTTTCACGTACCAGGTGACATATCGTCCGCAGCATACTTTATTGTTGCTGGCTTGATTACGCCGGGCAGTGATATTACAATTCACAATGTTGGCATTAACCCTACACGTTCAGGTATCATAGATATCGTGACACAAATGGAAGGGAATATCACATTGTTTAATCAAACAGATAATCCAGAACCAACAGCATCAATTCGCGTGCAATATTCACCTAATATGAAACCTATTCATATTGATGGTGACCTTGTACCTAGAGCGATTGATGAGATTCCAATTGTAGCCTTACTTTGTACGCAAGCGAATGGTACAAGTATTGTAAAAGAAGCGGAAGAACTTAAAGTTAAAGAAACAAACCGCATTGATACGACCGCAAATATGCTTAATTTGTTAGGGTTTACATTGCAACCAACGAATGATGGTTTAATCATCCACCCATCTGCATTTGAACAAACGGCGACAGTTAACAGTTTCACTGATCATCGTATTGGAATGATGTTAGCCATCGCGTCATTGTTATCAAATGAAGCACTACCAATCGAGCAATTTGATGCTGTCAATGTTTCTTTCCCAGGTTTCTTACCAAAGTTAAAACAATTAGAAAAAGAGGGATAA
- a CDS encoding demethylmenaquinone methyltransferase codes for MADNKAKKEQVHDVFQNISGKYDRLNNIISFEQHKTWRKRVMKEMNVKSGSKALDVCCGTADWTISLSKAVGHTGEVIGVDFSENMLEVGKRKTKDMHNIQLVHGDAMNLPFEDNEFDYVTIGFGLRNVPDYLATLKELNRVLKPGGMIVCLETSQPTTPVFKQCYKLYFKFVMPIFGKIFAKSKDEYEWLQQSTFNFPDKEKLKRLFNQAGFSNVKVRSFTGGVAAMHLGYK; via the coding sequence ATGGCAGATAATAAAGCAAAAAAAGAACAAGTACATGATGTTTTCCAAAATATTTCTGGTAAATACGATCGACTGAATAACATCATAAGTTTCGAGCAACATAAAACATGGAGAAAGCGCGTAATGAAAGAAATGAATGTGAAGTCTGGATCTAAAGCATTAGATGTTTGTTGTGGAACAGCAGATTGGACAATCTCTTTAAGTAAAGCTGTAGGTCACACTGGAGAGGTCATCGGTGTAGATTTCAGTGAAAACATGTTAGAAGTTGGAAAACGCAAGACCAAAGATATGCATAATATTCAACTTGTTCATGGTGACGCAATGAATTTGCCATTTGAAGATAACGAATTTGATTATGTAACAATCGGTTTTGGTTTAAGAAATGTGCCTGATTATTTAGCAACATTGAAAGAATTAAATCGTGTACTTAAACCAGGTGGTATGATTGTTTGTCTTGAAACAAGTCAACCTACAACGCCAGTATTTAAACAATGTTACAAACTTTATTTTAAATTTGTGATGCCAATTTTTGGTAAAATTTTTGCAAAATCTAAAGATGAATATGAATGGTTACAACAATCAACATTTAATTTTCCAGATAAAGAAAAACTGAAAAGACTATTTAATCAAGCAGGTTTTAGTAATGTTAAAGTCCGTAGCTTTACAGGTGGCGTTGCAGCAATGCACCTTGGCTATAAATAA
- a CDS encoding polyprenyl synthetase family protein, with product MSKLNINSEIKKIEKRLEQSIKSHDKVLEAASHHLFSSGGKRVRPAFVILSSQFGKEMNEDVYRVAVTLELIHMATLVHDDVIDKSDKRRGSLTISKKWDQNTAILTGNFLLARGLEHISNIEANRVHAVISRAIVEVCMGELYQFQDQFNGHQTITNYLRRINRKTALLIQLSTEVGAITSGADAKTVHNLKMIGHYIGMSFQIVDDILDFTSTEKKLGKPVGSDLMNGHLTLPVLFEMRKNETFKQQIQQLNSETDHETFVKLIDQIRNSDVIAQSQAVSDKYLNKALHLIDELDNEDSKSLFKKLIKKVGKRNV from the coding sequence GTGTCAAAGTTAAATATAAATAGTGAAATTAAAAAAATAGAAAAACGATTAGAACAGTCAATTAAAAGTCACGATAAAGTACTCGAGGCTGCTTCACATCATTTATTTTCTTCTGGTGGTAAACGCGTTAGACCAGCTTTTGTAATTTTAAGTAGCCAATTCGGCAAAGAAATGAATGAAGATGTTTATCGTGTCGCAGTTACGCTTGAATTAATTCACATGGCTACTTTAGTCCATGATGATGTTATAGATAAAAGCGACAAACGTAGAGGCAGTTTGACGATTTCAAAAAAATGGGATCAAAACACAGCCATACTCACTGGTAATTTCTTACTCGCTCGTGGACTTGAACATATATCCAATATTGAAGCTAATCGTGTACACGCTGTTATTTCTCGCGCCATTGTAGAAGTATGCATGGGAGAACTATATCAGTTTCAGGATCAATTCAATGGACATCAGACAATAACAAACTACTTACGTCGAATTAATCGTAAAACAGCATTGCTCATTCAATTGTCTACAGAAGTAGGTGCAATCACCTCTGGAGCTGACGCAAAAACTGTACATAATCTAAAAATGATTGGCCACTATATAGGTATGAGTTTCCAAATTGTAGATGATATATTAGATTTTACTAGTACTGAGAAAAAACTAGGCAAACCAGTTGGAAGTGACTTGATGAATGGTCATTTAACTTTGCCTGTGCTTTTCGAAATGAGAAAAAATGAAACATTTAAACAACAAATCCAGCAATTAAATTCAGAAACGGATCATGAAACATTCGTTAAACTAATTGATCAAATTAGAAACTCTGATGTCATTGCGCAATCTCAAGCTGTAAGCGACAAATATCTTAATAAGGCTTTACATTTAATTGATGAATTAGATAACGAAGATTCAAAATCATTATTTAAAAAGTTAATTAAAAAAGTTGGTAAAAGAAATGTGTAA
- the ndk gene encoding nucleoside-diphosphate kinase: MERTFLMIKPDAVQRNLIGEIISRIERKGLKLVGGKFMTVPQSLAEEHYAEHTDKPFYKHLISFITSAPVFAMVVEGEDAVHVARHIIGKTNPSEATPGTIRGDLGLTVGRNIIHGSDSVESANKEINLWFKADELSEYSESRESWLYE, encoded by the coding sequence ATGGAAAGAACATTTTTAATGATTAAACCAGATGCAGTACAAAGAAATTTGATAGGGGAAATTATTTCTCGCATTGAAAGGAAAGGTCTCAAATTAGTTGGTGGTAAATTTATGACTGTACCACAATCACTAGCTGAAGAGCATTATGCTGAACATACTGACAAACCGTTCTATAAACATTTAATTAGTTTTATAACATCTGCACCAGTATTTGCGATGGTTGTTGAAGGTGAAGATGCAGTACATGTAGCTCGTCATATTATAGGTAAAACAAACCCATCAGAAGCTACGCCAGGTACAATTAGAGGAGACCTTGGTTTAACAGTAGGAAGAAATATTATACATGGCTCAGATTCAGTTGAGTCAGCAAATAAAGAGATTAATCTTTGGTTTAAGGCTGATGAGTTAAGTGAGTACTCAGAGTCTAGAGAATCTTGGTTATACGAATAA
- a CDS encoding NAD(P)H-dependent glycerol-3-phosphate dehydrogenase has product MSKVTVFGTGSFGTALANVLAENGHQVLMWGKNETTINEINEQHINSKYLKTAELNEDIEATLDIETAVAFADIYLMALPTKAMREVAQTIDSLLSSKKTFIHVAKGIENDTYKRVSEMLEDSISPKHNAGIGVLSGPSHAEEVVIKQPTTVAASSKSESVRQLTQDLFMNDYLRVYTNEDLVGVELGGALKNIIAVASGVISGMGFGDNAKAALMTRGLAEISRLGEKLGANPITFLGLGGIGDLIVTCTSTHSRNYTLGYKLGEGKSLDTALNEMNMVVEGVYTTKSVYHLSKEVNVDMPITTALYKVLFENRPVDESVKDLMGRGKKAE; this is encoded by the coding sequence ATGTCTAAAGTTACCGTTTTTGGTACTGGAAGTTTCGGTACAGCATTAGCAAATGTCTTAGCCGAAAATGGACATCAAGTATTGATGTGGGGGAAAAACGAAACCACAATAAATGAAATTAATGAACAACACATTAATAGTAAATATTTAAAAACCGCTGAGTTAAATGAAGATATTGAAGCAACACTTGATATTGAAACCGCTGTTGCTTTTGCTGATATTTATTTAATGGCACTACCTACCAAAGCGATGAGAGAAGTAGCTCAAACAATTGATTCGTTATTATCTAGTAAGAAAACGTTTATACACGTTGCTAAAGGTATTGAAAATGATACTTATAAACGCGTATCTGAAATGTTAGAAGATTCTATTTCACCTAAACATAATGCAGGAATTGGCGTACTATCAGGACCAAGTCATGCCGAAGAGGTAGTCATTAAACAACCTACAACAGTAGCAGCTTCTTCAAAATCAGAATCTGTACGACAACTAACACAAGATTTATTTATGAATGATTATTTACGTGTTTACACAAATGAAGATCTCGTAGGTGTTGAACTCGGAGGCGCTCTAAAAAATATCATCGCTGTTGCAAGCGGTGTAATTTCAGGAATGGGCTTCGGAGATAATGCTAAAGCGGCATTGATGACTAGAGGTTTGGCTGAAATTAGTCGTTTAGGCGAAAAATTAGGTGCAAATCCTATTACTTTTCTTGGTTTAGGTGGTATTGGCGATTTAATTGTGACATGTACTTCAACACATTCCAGAAACTATACATTAGGCTATAAATTAGGTGAAGGAAAATCACTTGATACTGCTTTAAATGAAATGAATATGGTTGTGGAAGGTGTATATACTACAAAATCAGTTTACCATTTATCAAAAGAAGTCAATGTTGATATGCCAATAACAACCGCTCTATACAAAGTATTATTCGAAAATAGACCCGTAGATGAAAGCGTTAAAGATTTGATGGGACGAGGAAAGAAAGCAGAATAA
- the rpsA gene encoding 30S ribosomal protein S1: MTEEFNESMINDIKEGDKVTGEVQEIEEKQVIVAVNGAKFNGIIPISQLSTHHIDNPSDAVKVGDEIGAYVTKVEYDEENETGAYILSKRQLETEKSYEFLQEQLDNNQTIEAKVTEVVKGGLVVDVGQRGFVPASLISTDFIEDFSDFEGQVLKLKVEELDPANNRVILSRKAVEALENAEKKDELLESLNEGDVIEGKVARLTNFGAFVDIGGVDGLVHVSELSHEHVKSPEDVVSIGETVNVKIKSVDKDSERISLSIKDTLPSPFESIKGEFNEGDVIEGTVVRLANFGAFVEIKPGVQGLVHISEISHSHIGSPSEALEPGQVVSVKVLGVDVENERISLSIKATLPNENVIESDSETTQSYLDNGSDDEDNPTLGDVFGDKLKDFKF, from the coding sequence ATGACTGAAGAGTTTAACGAATCAATGATTAATGACATTAAAGAAGGGGATAAAGTTACAGGCGAAGTTCAAGAAATTGAAGAAAAGCAAGTAATTGTTGCTGTTAATGGTGCAAAATTTAACGGTATTATCCCAATAAGTCAACTTTCAACACATCATATTGATAATCCTAGTGATGCTGTCAAAGTTGGTGATGAAATTGGTGCATATGTTACTAAAGTAGAATATGACGAAGAGAATGAAACGGGTGCTTACATCCTTTCGAAACGTCAACTTGAAACTGAAAAATCATATGAATTTTTACAAGAACAACTAGACAATAACCAAACAATTGAAGCTAAAGTCACTGAAGTTGTTAAAGGTGGTTTAGTGGTTGATGTTGGTCAAAGAGGATTTGTTCCGGCTTCATTAATTTCTACAGATTTCATTGAAGATTTCTCTGATTTTGAAGGTCAAGTTCTTAAATTAAAAGTAGAAGAATTAGACCCTGCAAATAATCGTGTCATTCTTAGTCGTAAAGCAGTAGAGGCATTGGAAAATGCAGAGAAAAAAGATGAATTATTGGAATCACTTAATGAAGGTGACGTTATAGAAGGTAAAGTCGCTCGACTTACAAACTTTGGTGCATTCGTAGATATAGGTGGCGTTGATGGACTTGTTCACGTTTCTGAATTATCACATGAACATGTAAAATCTCCTGAAGATGTGGTTTCAATTGGTGAAACGGTAAATGTGAAAATTAAATCTGTAGACAAAGATTCTGAACGCATTTCTTTATCTATTAAAGATACGTTACCTAGCCCATTTGAATCAATTAAAGGTGAATTCAACGAAGGCGATGTAATCGAAGGCACTGTCGTAAGATTAGCTAACTTTGGTGCATTTGTAGAAATTAAACCTGGTGTACAAGGTTTAGTGCATATTTCTGAAATTAGTCATTCACATATTGGTTCTCCAAGTGAAGCGTTAGAACCTGGCCAAGTCGTAAGTGTCAAAGTGCTTGGTGTAGATGTAGAGAATGAGCGTATTTCGTTATCTATAAAAGCTACCTTACCAAATGAAAATGTTATCGAAAGTGATAGTGAAACAACACAATCCTATTTAGATAATGGTTCTGATGACGAAGATAATCCAACATTGGGTGATGTATTCGGTGATAAATTAAAAGACTTTAAGTTTTAA
- the aroB gene encoding 3-dehydroquinate synthase encodes MKLETTYKSNNYPIIVEHQAIDHLHQFIKDYEDVVLVVDEHVNHDWHELLDFITSENNAHKLIIPSGETTKTLSFYEKTIESLLAKQLTRDTCLIAIGGGATGDFTGFLAATLLRGVDFIQVPTTILAHDSSVGGKVGINSKHGKNLIGAFYRPKAVIYDLNFLETLPYTEILSGYAEVYKHALLNDITSVNNIEAQYPNEQALASLKDIEYFLYKGIETKLNIIVQDEKESNVRKYLNLGHTFGHAVEYQFKIPHGHAVMIGIIYQFIVSNIILNTHYDISHYIQYLKSLNYPLEVIQSFEFNSLYGLMLKDKKNDQQGVQMVLLNAIGDPQVKHVDKATLSQAFEIFTTHFEK; translated from the coding sequence ATGAAACTAGAAACAACTTATAAATCTAATAATTATCCTATCATTGTAGAACACCAAGCAATAGACCATTTACATCAGTTTATCAAAGACTATGAAGATGTCGTACTTGTTGTCGATGAACATGTAAACCATGATTGGCACGAATTGTTAGATTTTATCACTTCTGAAAATAATGCGCATAAATTGATCATTCCTTCAGGAGAAACGACAAAAACCTTATCATTTTATGAAAAGACCATCGAATCATTATTAGCTAAACAATTAACGCGTGATACATGTCTCATTGCGATCGGTGGTGGTGCTACTGGTGATTTCACAGGTTTTCTTGCTGCGACTTTATTAAGAGGTGTTGATTTCATTCAAGTTCCAACAACTATTTTGGCACATGATTCAAGTGTGGGTGGCAAGGTAGGGATTAATTCTAAACATGGTAAAAATCTAATAGGCGCTTTTTATAGACCTAAAGCTGTTATTTATGACCTGAATTTTTTAGAAACATTACCTTACACTGAGATATTAAGTGGTTATGCAGAAGTTTATAAACATGCCTTACTAAACGATATAACGTCTGTAAATAATATTGAAGCACAGTATCCAAATGAACAAGCACTTGCTTCGTTAAAGGATATTGAATATTTTCTATATAAAGGTATAGAAACAAAGCTAAATATTATTGTTCAAGATGAAAAAGAATCTAATGTACGTAAATATCTAAATTTGGGGCATACTTTTGGACATGCTGTTGAGTATCAATTTAAAATCCCACATGGTCACGCCGTCATGATAGGTATAATTTATCAATTTATAGTTTCTAATATCATATTAAATACACATTATGATATTTCACATTATATTCAGTATTTAAAATCACTAAACTATCCGTTAGAAGTCATTCAATCATTTGAATTTAATTCATTGTATGGATTAATGTTAAAAGATAAAAAAAATGATCAACAAGGTGTGCAAATGGTGCTTTTAAATGCTATTGGGGATCCTCAAGTCAAACACGTAGATAAAGCCACACTTTCACAAGCTTTTGAAATATTCACAACACATTTTGAAAAGTAG
- the der gene encoding ribosome biogenesis GTPase Der: MTKPIVAIVGRPNVGKSTIFNRVVGERVSIVEDTPGVTRDRIYSSGEWLTHDFNIIDTGGIEIGDAPFQTQIRAQAEVAIDEADVIIFMVNVREGLTQSDEMVAQMLYKSKKPVVLAVNKVDNPEMRNEIYDFYSLGFGDPYPISGSHGLGLGDLLDAVVKHFKEEEPDPYDDDTIRLSIIGRPNVGKSSLVNAILGEDRVIVSNVAGTTRDAVDTEYSYDDQDYVLIDTAGMRKKGKVYENTEKYSVLRALKAIERSNVILIVIDAEQGIIEQDKRVAGYAHEEGKAIVIVVNKWDTVDKETNTMKKFKDEVRKEFQFLDYAEIAFVSAKEKQRLRTLFPYIKEASENHKKRVQSSTLNEVVTDAISMNPTPTDKGRRLNVFYATQVAIEPPTFIVFVNDVELMHFSYKRYLENQIRAAFGFEGTPVHIIARKRN, from the coding sequence ATGACTAAACCTATAGTAGCAATTGTTGGTAGGCCAAACGTTGGTAAATCGACAATTTTTAATAGAGTCGTAGGCGAGCGTGTATCGATTGTAGAAGATACGCCAGGAGTGACTCGTGATAGAATTTATTCATCAGGTGAATGGTTAACGCACGATTTTAATATCATTGACACGGGTGGTATTGAAATTGGAGATGCACCATTTCAAACTCAAATAAGAGCTCAAGCAGAAGTTGCAATTGATGAAGCTGATGTTATCATTTTCATGGTTAATGTAAGAGAAGGCTTAACTCAAAGTGATGAAATGGTTGCACAAATGTTATATAAATCAAAAAAACCTGTCGTGTTAGCCGTTAATAAAGTCGATAATCCAGAAATGAGAAATGAAATTTATGATTTTTATTCTCTTGGCTTTGGAGATCCATACCCAATATCCGGTTCACATGGACTTGGTCTAGGTGATTTATTAGATGCAGTTGTTAAACATTTTAAAGAAGAAGAACCTGATCCATATGATGACGATACAATTAGATTATCAATTATAGGGCGTCCAAATGTGGGCAAATCAAGTTTAGTGAATGCTATCTTAGGTGAAGACCGCGTCATTGTTTCCAATGTAGCAGGCACAACACGTGATGCTGTAGATACTGAATATAGCTATGATGATCAAGACTATGTATTAATTGATACTGCCGGCATGCGTAAAAAGGGTAAAGTATATGAAAATACTGAAAAATACTCCGTTTTACGTGCACTAAAAGCAATAGAAAGATCGAACGTCATACTTATTGTCATAGATGCTGAACAAGGTATCATAGAACAAGACAAACGTGTTGCAGGATATGCGCATGAAGAAGGAAAAGCCATCGTTATCGTAGTTAATAAATGGGACACGGTAGATAAGGAAACAAATACAATGAAAAAATTCAAGGATGAAGTACGTAAAGAGTTTCAATTCTTGGACTATGCAGAAATAGCATTTGTTTCAGCTAAAGAAAAACAACGTCTTAGAACGTTATTCCCATATATTAAAGAAGCCAGTGAGAATCATAAAAAACGTGTTCAAAGTTCTACACTTAATGAAGTTGTTACTGATGCTATATCAATGAACCCGACACCTACAGACAAAGGACGTCGTTTAAACGTATTTTATGCTACACAAGTTGCAATTGAACCACCAACATTTATCGTTTTTGTCAACGATGTAGAATTGATGCATTTTTCTTATAAACGTTATTTAGAGAATCAAATCAGGGCTGCATTTGGATTTGAAGGTACACCAGTGCATATTATAGCAAGAAAGAGAAATTAA